A genome region from Segatella copri includes the following:
- a CDS encoding DUF4491 family protein, with the protein MEVYYTGVIIAVSTFLIIGIFHPIVMKTEYYTGTRYWWVFLVAGIICIGAAFLVANVLFSAILGVVGASCLWSIGELFEQRQRCEKGWFPKNPKRIGTGYYRDEKK; encoded by the coding sequence ATGGAAGTATATTACACGGGCGTCATCATCGCCGTATCCACCTTTTTAATAATAGGTATCTTTCACCCTATCGTCATGAAGACGGAATATTATACGGGCACCCGCTATTGGTGGGTTTTCCTCGTTGCAGGCATCATCTGCATAGGAGCTGCCTTTCTGGTTGCCAACGTGCTCTTCTCTGCCATACTGGGCGTAGTAGGTGCTTCATGCCTTTGGAGCATCGGTGAACTCTTCGAACAGAGACAACGCTGCGAGAAAGGCTGGTTCCCGAAGAATCCGAAAAGAATAGGAACAGGATATTACAGGGACGAGAAGAAGTGA
- a CDS encoding phospho-sugar mutase codes for MANNAELIKQCEERAQQWLTPAFDEETRKEVKAMLDAEDKSALVDAFYQNLEFGTGGLRGIMGAGTNRMNKYIVGMATQGFANYILKAFPGEENLSVVVGHDCRNNSRLFAETVAAIFSANGIKAYLFESLRPTPEISFAIRELGAKAGVNVTASHNPKEYNGYKAYWSDGAQVLAPHDTGIIEEVNKVTIDQVKFEANWDKIKIIGGEMDYDYMTAVHSAMIDQDVINRQKDLNIVYSAMHGTGRVIVPLCLRSWGFQNINVVPEQMVVDGNFPTVVSPNPENAEAMTLGMKLGTKLNADLVVATDPDADRLAIVCRDDKGEWMIINGNQTAMMFCYYIIENKKKLGKLKPTDFLVKTIVTTEVIAEIAKKNNVELRDCYTGFKWIAREIAISEGKQQYIGGGEESFGFLPYDKVRDKDAPASICLICEIAAWAKDQGKTLYDLLMQIYAEYGFSKEFTVNVVRPGKTGADEIKQMMTDFRANPPQELGGSKVVTWKDYQSLEVKHADGSVEKLDMPATSNVLQWFCDDNTKVSVRPSGTEPKIKFYIEVKDPSFKCAGCYNRCIAAAMDKIEAIKKSLKLD; via the coding sequence ATGGCTAATAACGCAGAATTGATCAAGCAGTGTGAAGAAAGAGCACAGCAGTGGCTTACACCTGCTTTTGACGAAGAAACCCGTAAGGAAGTAAAGGCAATGCTCGACGCAGAGGACAAGTCTGCTCTCGTTGATGCATTCTATCAGAACTTGGAGTTCGGTACTGGTGGTTTGCGCGGTATCATGGGCGCAGGTACCAACCGCATGAACAAGTATATCGTTGGTATGGCTACACAGGGCTTTGCTAACTACATCCTCAAGGCTTTCCCAGGTGAGGAGAACCTTTCTGTAGTGGTAGGTCACGACTGCCGTAACAATTCCCGTCTCTTCGCTGAGACCGTAGCTGCCATCTTCTCTGCCAATGGCATCAAGGCTTATCTCTTCGAGAGCCTCCGTCCTACACCAGAGATTTCTTTCGCTATCCGTGAGCTCGGTGCCAAGGCTGGTGTCAACGTAACAGCTTCTCACAACCCTAAGGAATACAACGGTTACAAGGCTTACTGGAGCGACGGTGCTCAGGTTCTGGCTCCACACGATACAGGTATCATCGAGGAGGTAAACAAGGTTACTATCGACCAGGTGAAGTTTGAGGCTAACTGGGATAAGATCAAGATTATCGGTGGTGAGATGGATTACGACTACATGACAGCCGTTCATTCTGCTATGATTGACCAGGATGTCATCAACCGTCAGAAAGACCTCAACATCGTTTATTCAGCTATGCACGGTACAGGTCGTGTCATCGTACCTCTCTGTCTGCGTTCTTGGGGCTTCCAGAACATCAATGTAGTTCCTGAGCAGATGGTTGTAGATGGCAACTTCCCAACAGTCGTTTCTCCAAACCCAGAGAATGCAGAGGCTATGACTCTCGGTATGAAGCTCGGTACCAAGTTGAACGCTGACCTCGTGGTTGCTACTGACCCAGATGCTGACCGCCTGGCCATCGTTTGCCGCGACGACAAGGGCGAGTGGATGATCATCAATGGTAACCAGACAGCCATGATGTTCTGCTACTACATCATTGAGAACAAGAAGAAGTTGGGCAAGTTGAAGCCAACAGACTTCCTTGTAAAGACCATCGTAACAACAGAAGTTATCGCTGAAATTGCCAAGAAGAACAACGTAGAGTTGCGCGATTGCTACACCGGTTTCAAGTGGATTGCACGCGAGATTGCTATCTCTGAGGGCAAGCAGCAGTACATCGGTGGTGGTGAGGAGAGCTTCGGTTTCTTGCCATACGATAAGGTACGCGATAAGGATGCTCCTGCATCTATCTGTCTGATTTGCGAGATTGCAGCATGGGCTAAGGATCAGGGCAAGACTCTCTACGACCTCCTGATGCAGATTTATGCAGAGTATGGCTTCAGCAAGGAGTTCACAGTAAATGTAGTTCGCCCAGGTAAGACCGGTGCTGACGAGATTAAGCAGATGATGACAGACTTTCGTGCCAACCCTCCACAGGAGTTGGGTGGCAGCAAGGTGGTAACCTGGAAGGACTATCAGTCTTTGGAGGTTAAGCATGCTGACGGCAGCGTAGAGAAGCTCGATATGCCTGCTACAAGCAATGTACTCCAGTGGTTCTGCGATGACAACACCAAGGTAAGTGTCCGTCCATCAGGTACAGAGCCTAAGATCAAGTTCTATATAGAGGTTAAGGATCCTTCATTCAAGTGCGCTGGTTGCTACAACCGCTGCATAGCTGCTGCAATGGATAAGATCGAGGCTATCAAGAAGAGCCTGAAGTTGGATTAA
- the rlmH gene encoding 23S rRNA (pseudouridine(1915)-N(3))-methyltransferase RlmH, whose product MKTELILVGKTVNKHFIAGIKDYAERITHYMPFNITTIPELKNTKSLSEQQQKEREGELILKLLQPSDTVVLMDEHGQEFRSIEFAKWIERKQATARRLVFVIGGPYGFSPSVYDRANEKISLSKMTFSHQMVRLIFTEALYRACTIIKGEPYHHE is encoded by the coding sequence ATGAAGACAGAACTCATTCTGGTCGGAAAGACCGTAAACAAGCATTTCATTGCGGGCATCAAGGATTATGCCGAGCGCATCACCCATTATATGCCTTTCAATATAACAACCATTCCTGAGCTCAAGAACACCAAGAGTCTCAGCGAACAGCAGCAGAAGGAACGGGAAGGAGAACTGATTCTGAAACTCCTCCAGCCTTCGGATACGGTGGTGCTGATGGATGAACATGGACAGGAATTCCGAAGCATCGAGTTTGCCAAATGGATAGAGCGCAAGCAGGCCACGGCAAGAAGGCTCGTCTTTGTCATCGGCGGTCCTTACGGTTTCTCACCGTCTGTCTACGACCGCGCCAACGAGAAGATTTCCCTCTCCAAGATGACCTTCTCGCATCAGATGGTGCGCCTTATCTTTACCGAGGCGCTCTATCGCGCATGTACTATTATAAAAGGTGAACCTTACCACCACGAATAA
- the uvrA gene encoding excinuclease ABC subunit UvrA has protein sequence MGKDKYIEIKGARANNLKNIDVKIPQGKFVAITGVSGSGKSSLAFDTLYAEGQRRYVESLSSYARQFLGRMSKPECDFIKGLPPAIAIEQKVISRNPRSTVGTNTEIYEYLRLLYARIGKTYSPISGQEVKRHTTEDVLACTRQYSQGTRFVILAPIHVIEGRSLGKQLEMYNQEGYARIYIKGEFVRIEDFMEQADKELLEVSGDKLRKRMQQKDEEIFLVIDRASVSDEKDDISRLMDSAETAFYEGDGACRLVFLPSNICYDFSTRFEADGMQFEEPTDNMFAFNSPLGACPTCEGFGSIIGIDEKLVIPNTSMSVYDGCVVCWRGEKMGMWLKEFIRRAAEYDFPIFKPYFELTQQQKDWLWHGLPGEKKRKQQERVSIDEFFRMVKENQYKIQYRVMLSRFRGKTICPDCHGTRLKKEANYVKIGGKSITELVEMSIVNLSEWFRKLELSEHEKEISKRLLTEITHRLQFLLDVGLGYLTLNRLSNTLSGGESQRINLTTNLGSSLVGSVYILDEPSIGLHSRDTARLIKVLKELQQLGNTVVVVEHDEEIMRAADYLIDIGPDAGRLGGRVVYAGPSSEYSTTDKAEQEKLLAEYPESYTIKYLTHNEEIKVPTSHRAWNQYIEIKGARMNNLRGIDVKIPLNVFTCVTGVSGSGKSSLIKGILYPAMRRRLDLVADAPGEYTSMEGDWKSIHHVEFVDQNPIGKSTRSNPATYLKAYDAIRALFANQPLAKQMGFTPQYFSFNTEGGRCEECKGAGYVTIEMQFMADLTLTCEACKGKRFKHDILEVRYGGKDVNDVLNMTVNEAIEFFSDEKLQRNEGDFDNCRIIVNRLKPLQDVGLGYIKLGQNSSSLSGGENQRVKLAFFIGKEEQEPTLFIFDEPTTGLHFHDIKRLLHAFNALIERGHSLVVIEHNLDVIKCADYIIDLGPEGGDKGGNLVVAGTPEEVAACKASLTGKFLR, from the coding sequence ATGGGGAAAGATAAATATATAGAAATAAAAGGGGCAAGAGCCAACAACCTCAAGAATATCGATGTGAAGATACCTCAGGGCAAGTTTGTTGCCATTACGGGTGTCTCGGGATCGGGAAAATCATCGTTGGCTTTTGATACCTTATATGCTGAGGGCCAGCGCCGCTATGTGGAGTCGCTCTCTTCGTACGCACGCCAGTTTCTGGGACGTATGAGCAAACCGGAATGTGATTTCATCAAAGGATTGCCACCTGCCATCGCCATCGAACAGAAAGTGATTTCGCGCAACCCACGATCTACCGTGGGCACCAACACCGAAATCTACGAATACCTGCGACTGCTCTACGCACGCATCGGAAAAACCTATTCGCCTATCAGCGGACAGGAGGTGAAACGCCATACTACCGAAGATGTACTCGCCTGTACCCGACAGTATTCCCAGGGTACCAGGTTTGTCATCCTCGCCCCTATCCACGTCATCGAAGGGCGCAGTCTGGGCAAACAGCTGGAGATGTACAACCAGGAAGGTTACGCGCGTATATATATAAAAGGTGAATTCGTGCGTATCGAAGACTTCATGGAGCAGGCGGATAAGGAACTGCTGGAAGTAAGCGGCGACAAACTGAGAAAGAGAATGCAACAGAAGGATGAAGAAATCTTCCTGGTCATCGATCGTGCTTCGGTAAGCGATGAGAAGGATGATATCAGCCGACTGATGGATTCTGCCGAAACTGCCTTCTATGAGGGAGATGGAGCCTGCCGCCTCGTCTTCCTGCCAAGCAACATCTGCTACGACTTCTCTACCCGGTTCGAAGCTGACGGCATGCAGTTTGAAGAGCCTACCGACAATATGTTTGCCTTCAACTCACCTCTCGGAGCCTGCCCTACCTGCGAAGGTTTCGGCAGCATAATAGGCATCGATGAGAAACTCGTCATCCCGAACACTTCGATGAGCGTATATGACGGATGTGTGGTTTGCTGGCGAGGCGAAAAGATGGGTATGTGGCTCAAGGAATTCATCCGCAGAGCTGCTGAATACGACTTCCCTATCTTCAAGCCTTATTTCGAACTGACTCAGCAGCAGAAGGACTGGCTGTGGCACGGTCTGCCTGGCGAGAAGAAACGCAAACAGCAGGAAAGGGTGAGCATCGATGAGTTCTTCAGAATGGTAAAGGAGAACCAGTACAAGATACAATACCGCGTGATGCTGAGCCGATTCCGTGGAAAGACGATTTGTCCTGACTGCCATGGTACCCGACTCAAGAAGGAAGCCAACTATGTGAAGATTGGCGGAAAGAGCATCACCGAACTGGTTGAGATGTCGATTGTGAACCTGAGCGAATGGTTCAGGAAACTGGAACTCTCGGAGCATGAGAAGGAAATCAGCAAGCGTCTGCTCACCGAAATCACCCACCGCCTGCAGTTCCTCCTGGATGTTGGTCTGGGGTATCTTACGCTCAACCGACTCTCCAACACCCTCTCCGGCGGTGAGAGTCAGCGCATCAACCTGACCACCAACCTGGGCTCATCGCTCGTGGGTAGCGTATATATCCTCGACGAACCTAGTATCGGACTCCATAGCCGCGATACCGCCCGACTGATTAAGGTGCTGAAAGAACTGCAGCAACTGGGCAATACGGTGGTTGTGGTAGAACACGACGAAGAGATTATGCGGGCAGCCGACTATCTCATCGATATCGGTCCCGATGCCGGCAGACTGGGCGGAAGAGTGGTCTACGCCGGTCCGTCATCAGAATATTCAACCACCGACAAGGCTGAACAGGAAAAGCTGCTGGCTGAATATCCGGAGAGTTATACCATCAAGTACCTGACCCACAACGAGGAGATAAAGGTGCCAACGAGCCACCGTGCCTGGAACCAGTATATCGAAATCAAGGGAGCCCGGATGAACAATCTGCGCGGCATCGATGTTAAGATACCGCTCAACGTATTCACCTGTGTAACCGGTGTATCAGGCTCAGGCAAGAGTTCGCTCATCAAGGGAATCCTCTATCCTGCCATGCGTCGCCGTCTGGACCTCGTAGCAGATGCCCCAGGCGAATATACATCGATGGAAGGCGACTGGAAGAGCATCCATCATGTAGAGTTTGTTGACCAGAACCCTATCGGAAAGAGTACCCGCAGCAACCCTGCCACTTATCTGAAGGCATACGATGCGATACGTGCCCTCTTTGCCAACCAGCCACTGGCTAAGCAGATGGGATTCACGCCGCAGTACTTCTCTTTCAATACTGAAGGCGGAAGATGCGAGGAATGTAAGGGTGCGGGATATGTTACCATCGAGATGCAGTTTATGGCAGACCTCACGCTGACCTGCGAGGCTTGTAAGGGCAAGCGGTTCAAGCACGATATCCTGGAGGTTCGCTATGGCGGAAAAGACGTCAATGATGTGCTGAACATGACGGTAAACGAGGCCATCGAGTTCTTCAGCGATGAAAAGTTGCAGCGCAACGAGGGCGACTTCGACAACTGCCGCATCATCGTAAACCGCCTGAAACCGCTTCAGGATGTAGGTCTGGGTTATATCAAGCTCGGTCAGAATTCAAGTTCGCTTTCGGGTGGTGAGAATCAGCGTGTAAAGCTCGCCTTCTTCATAGGTAAGGAAGAACAGGAGCCTACGCTCTTCATCTTCGACGAGCCTACCACGGGTCTTCACTTCCACGACATCAAGCGCCTGCTCCATGCCTTCAATGCCCTGATAGAAAGGGGCCATTCGCTGGTTGTGATTGAGCACAATCTGGATGTCATCAAGTGTGCCGACTATATCATCGACCTCGGTCCGGAAGGCGGCGACAAGGGCGGTAATCTCGTTGTTGCCGGAACTCCGGAAGAAGTAGCTGCCTGCAAGGCAAGCCTTACCGGAAAGTTCTTGCGTTAA
- a CDS encoding amidophosphoribosyltransferase, whose amino-acid sequence MGGIFGTISKKSCVADLFYGTDYNSHLGTRRGGLATYSSEKGFVRSIHNLESSYFRTKFESTLDKFEGATSGIGVISDTDAQPLIMNSHLGRFAICTVAKIVNKDELTQLLLEKNMHFAEMSSGSTNPTELVALLIIQGKTFREGIENVFHHIKGSCTMMILTEDGIICARDSWGRTPIIIGKKEGAYAASSETTSFPNLDYETAYEVGPGEIVKIKADGMEQIRPANKKMQVCSFLWVYYGFPTSTYEGKNVEEARFTNGFNLAKTDDVEVDCCSGIPDSGTGMAMGYAAGKGVPYQRCIAKYTPTWPRSFTPSNQSMRSLVAKMKLIPNKAMLKGKRVLFCDDSIVRGTQLRDNVKVLFDQAGLKECHMRIACPPLVYGCPFINFTSSKSDMELITRRIIEKFEGDANKNLEKYATTGSPEYQRMVDEIANQLGLTSLKFNTIEQLVEAIGLPKCQVCTHCFDGSSAYTLNEFADED is encoded by the coding sequence ATGGGAGGCATTTTCGGAACTATTTCCAAGAAAAGCTGTGTCGCTGATCTCTTTTACGGCACAGATTACAACTCACATCTCGGCACACGCCGGGGCGGTTTGGCAACCTACAGTAGTGAGAAGGGCTTCGTGCGCTCTATCCACAATCTGGAAAGTTCATACTTCAGAACGAAGTTTGAATCTACACTCGACAAGTTTGAAGGAGCTACATCGGGCATCGGCGTGATTAGCGATACAGATGCCCAGCCACTCATCATGAACTCTCATCTTGGCCGCTTTGCCATTTGCACTGTAGCTAAGATAGTAAACAAGGATGAACTTACTCAGCTTCTGCTCGAAAAGAACATGCACTTTGCTGAAATGTCTTCGGGTAGTACCAATCCTACTGAGTTGGTGGCTCTGCTCATTATTCAGGGTAAAACCTTCAGAGAAGGTATCGAAAACGTTTTCCATCACATCAAAGGTTCCTGCACCATGATGATCCTTACCGAGGATGGCATCATCTGTGCGCGCGACAGTTGGGGACGTACTCCAATCATCATCGGCAAGAAGGAAGGAGCCTATGCGGCTTCCAGCGAAACCACCTCGTTCCCTAATCTCGATTATGAAACAGCATATGAGGTAGGACCAGGCGAAATCGTGAAGATTAAAGCTGATGGCATGGAGCAGATCCGTCCTGCCAACAAGAAGATGCAGGTTTGCTCTTTCCTCTGGGTTTACTACGGATTCCCTACATCTACCTACGAGGGCAAGAATGTAGAGGAGGCGCGTTTTACCAACGGCTTTAATCTCGCCAAGACCGATGATGTGGAGGTAGACTGCTGCAGCGGTATTCCTGATTCAGGTACGGGTATGGCGATGGGTTATGCTGCCGGCAAGGGTGTGCCTTACCAGCGCTGTATTGCCAAGTATACGCCTACATGGCCTCGCAGTTTTACTCCAAGCAACCAGAGCATGCGTTCGCTGGTAGCCAAGATGAAGCTGATTCCTAACAAGGCGATGCTGAAGGGCAAGCGTGTGTTATTCTGTGATGACAGTATCGTTCGTGGTACCCAGCTTCGCGACAATGTGAAGGTGCTTTTCGACCAGGCTGGCTTGAAGGAGTGCCACATGCGTATAGCGTGTCCTCCATTGGTATACGGCTGTCCGTTCATCAACTTCACTTCTTCCAAGAGTGACATGGAGCTGATTACCCGCCGTATTATTGAGAAGTTTGAGGGTGATGCCAACAAGAATCTTGAGAAATACGCTACCACCGGTTCTCCTGAGTATCAGAGAATGGTAGATGAGATTGCTAACCAGTTGGGCTTGACTTCCCTGAAGTTCAATACCATCGAGCAGCTGGTAGAGGCCATCGGTCTTCCAAAGTGCCAGGTATGTACCCATTGCTTTGATGGCAGCAGCGCATATACTCTGAATGAGTTTGCTGATGAAGACTAA
- a CDS encoding HlyD family secretion protein, whose amino-acid sequence MEQNENKNVETAEATQVSHEETRKKLKKQRVRQIIASLIGVAILAFGLWKIVCLFLDYNSNETSNDAQIEQYISPVNLRASGYIAKVCFREHQEVHKGDTLLVLDDREYRIRLMEAEAALKDAKAGANVINATEQTTETSASIYQASIDEINVRLAKLAKDCERYRNLVEKKAATPIQLEQLEVEYAATRKKLEGVKKQQAAAYKGVNEVTTRKQNVAASIERAEAAVEMAKLNLSYCVVVAPCDGKLGRRSIEEGQMVNAGTTITYIIPTNNKWVIANYKETQIENLYVGQKVRMTVDAISNKEFEGTVTAISGATGSKYSLVPTDNSAGNFVKIQQRVPVRIDFNNLSKEDNEHLAAGMMVVVKAERK is encoded by the coding sequence ATGGAACAGAACGAAAATAAAAATGTAGAAACAGCAGAGGCTACACAGGTATCTCACGAAGAAACCAGGAAGAAACTGAAGAAGCAGCGCGTAAGACAGATTATCGCCAGCCTGATAGGTGTTGCTATCCTGGCTTTCGGACTCTGGAAAATCGTATGCCTCTTCCTCGATTATAACTCTAACGAAACGAGCAATGATGCTCAGATAGAACAATATATCTCACCGGTTAATCTCCGTGCATCCGGCTATATCGCCAAGGTATGCTTCAGAGAACATCAGGAAGTACACAAGGGAGATACCCTCCTTGTGCTCGACGACCGGGAGTATCGTATCCGTCTGATGGAGGCTGAAGCAGCCCTCAAGGATGCCAAGGCAGGAGCCAATGTCATCAATGCTACAGAGCAGACCACCGAGACATCAGCTTCTATCTATCAGGCATCTATCGATGAAATAAATGTACGACTTGCCAAACTCGCCAAGGACTGCGAACGCTATCGCAACCTGGTAGAAAAGAAGGCGGCTACTCCTATCCAGCTCGAACAGTTGGAGGTAGAATATGCAGCCACCAGAAAGAAACTCGAAGGGGTAAAGAAGCAGCAGGCTGCTGCCTATAAGGGTGTAAATGAGGTAACTACCCGCAAGCAGAATGTGGCTGCCTCCATCGAGCGTGCCGAGGCAGCCGTAGAGATGGCAAAGCTGAATCTCTCTTACTGTGTGGTTGTGGCTCCTTGTGACGGCAAACTGGGTCGCCGCTCTATCGAGGAGGGACAGATGGTGAATGCAGGAACCACCATTACCTACATCATTCCAACCAACAACAAATGGGTGATTGCCAACTATAAGGAAACCCAGATAGAGAATCTCTATGTAGGACAGAAGGTGCGTATGACTGTAGATGCCATCAGTAACAAGGAGTTTGAGGGTACGGTGACCGCCATTTCTGGTGCTACCGGTTCGAAATATTCGCTGGTACCTACAGATAATTCGGCTGGCAACTTTGTCAAGATTCAGCAGCGTGTGCCTGTAAGAATCGATTTCAACAACCTCAGCAAAGAGGATAATGAGCATCTTGCTGCCGGCATGATGGTGGTTGTCAAGGCTGAGAGAAAGTAA
- a CDS encoding TolC family protein codes for MKKIIILCFALGAFHTLGAQETLTLSQCLQMAVDNNLSLQSSRNEIAKGKYAISENQAKLYPQINAVAQLNDNFTPPVSVTDGSAYGKPYNVTKTLQYNASAGVQLQMPLYNQMILTAIDITKIADKLNQLSYEKAREDLIVQTAKMYYMAQNTSEQIRLTDDNIKRLVELRNITQAFYDNQMSLEVDLKRVNLNIENLTVQRDNAIAMLEQQYTMLKYVIDYPAEKEMKVTAVDPGKIEMVKADGLDTGLYELQLLEQKKLLTQKQTKLAKDGYLPSLSLTGNLMYSAFTDRIDHWIHSGESNHWYGSNGLGIQLRVPVFDGFEKRSKIRKAKIEEENARIGYEDALKGLQANYMNAVSEVNNSQRNYKKQFDNYTMAQDVYNVTADQYKEGVASMTAVLQDEMRMSEAMNNYLTAYYRYKVANLSLLKLTGQLNQISVAK; via the coding sequence ATGAAGAAAATAATCATCTTATGTTTCGCGCTCGGAGCTTTCCATACTCTTGGCGCACAGGAGACGCTTACGCTCAGCCAGTGCCTGCAGATGGCAGTGGATAACAACCTGTCGCTCCAGAGCAGCCGAAACGAAATAGCTAAGGGAAAGTACGCTATCAGCGAAAATCAGGCTAAACTCTATCCGCAAATCAATGCGGTGGCACAGCTCAACGACAACTTTACGCCGCCTGTTTCGGTTACCGACGGCTCGGCTTACGGCAAGCCTTATAATGTAACCAAGACGTTGCAGTATAATGCTTCGGCGGGTGTACAATTGCAGATGCCGCTGTATAACCAGATGATTCTTACCGCCATCGATATCACCAAGATTGCCGATAAACTCAACCAACTCTCTTATGAGAAGGCGCGTGAAGACCTCATCGTGCAGACTGCCAAGATGTATTACATGGCGCAGAACACATCTGAGCAGATTCGTCTGACGGATGACAATATCAAGCGACTGGTAGAACTCAGAAACATCACCCAGGCTTTCTATGATAACCAGATGAGTCTGGAGGTAGATCTGAAGCGAGTGAATCTCAATATCGAGAACCTCACCGTGCAGCGCGATAACGCCATCGCCATGCTCGAACAGCAGTATACCATGCTCAAGTATGTGATAGATTATCCTGCCGAGAAGGAGATGAAGGTGACAGCCGTAGATCCGGGAAAGATTGAGATGGTGAAGGCTGACGGACTGGATACGGGACTCTACGAACTCCAGTTGCTGGAACAGAAGAAATTGCTCACCCAGAAGCAGACCAAACTTGCCAAGGACGGCTATCTGCCATCGCTCTCGCTGACCGGAAACCTGATGTATTCTGCCTTTACCGATAGGATAGATCACTGGATTCATTCGGGCGAGTCAAACCACTGGTATGGTTCCAATGGTCTGGGCATTCAACTGAGAGTGCCTGTATTCGATGGTTTTGAAAAGCGTTCTAAAATCAGAAAGGCGAAGATAGAGGAGGAGAATGCACGCATCGGTTACGAGGACGCCCTGAAGGGACTGCAGGCAAACTATATGAATGCGGTGAGCGAGGTGAACAACAGTCAGCGCAACTACAAGAAGCAGTTTGATAATTATACCATGGCGCAGGATGTTTACAACGTAACAGCCGACCAGTATAAGGAGGGTGTGGCTTCGATGACAGCGGTGCTGCAGGACGAGATGCGTATGAGCGAGGCAATGAACAATTATCTCACAGCCTACTATCGCTATAAAGTTGCCAATCTCTCGCTGCTCAAGTTGACTGGACAGCTCAACCAGATTTCGGTTGCTAAATAA